GTAACGGAACTGCAGGACCTCCATATGGTCAGGCGCCGTCTCGCATTTGAACTTCAGCCGGTACCACTGCCCCTTGCTGCGGAAGGCAGCGCCCGGGCTGCGGATGGCATCGGCCTTCATTTCCGGCGTCGCGAAGGCGTAGGCGACGACGCGGTCTGCCTTGTACTTGTGGTCGTCATGGCTGATGCGGTCGAGCACTTCGGCGTCGCATCTCTGCTCCAGCCGGGTCTCCGGGTCGAGTTTCAGCAGGCCGGCGCGCAGGGCGGCGTCCATCGCGTGGGCGGGCCAGGCCAGCGTCACCGAGGCCAGCGCCGCAAGGAATAGTTTTTTCATGGGCGGGAGAACGACCATAACTCGCGTGAAAAATCAACCGGAGTGCCATTTTGGGGCAGCCGGATATGCGCGGAAATCGCCGTTGGCCGGGCAGGGTG
This region of Mesorhizobium sp. C432A genomic DNA includes:
- a CDS encoding DUF930 domain-containing protein, which gives rise to MVVLPPMKKLFLAALASVTLAWPAHAMDAALRAGLLKLDPETRLEQRCDAEVLDRISHDDHKYKADRVVAYAFATPEMKADAIRSPGAAFRSKGQWYRLKFKCETAPDHMEVLQFRYRIGDEIPEADWAKYNLYD